The following proteins are co-located in the Primulina tabacum isolate GXHZ01 chromosome 11, ASM2559414v2, whole genome shotgun sequence genome:
- the LOC142519025 gene encoding uncharacterized protein LOC142519025 — translation MLIFREASKRTTLPSIFTCLKALTTGHNFVQGIKDSGLDRGLPNDDYFAAIHHISNIVRRDVYMERTLNKMKLSLIVNSELVYRVLRSCCNCGIESYRFFNWARTHHPNYDPTTIEFEELLKTLARTRHWETMWKIVHNMKSQQIAISPSIVSFIIEHYGKRGLIDQAVELFNCLKNFDCPQTTEVYNSLLFTLCERKNFQGGYALVRRMIRKGVVPDKRTYSILVNAWCSAGKMREAQDFLEEMSRRGFNPPVRGRDILIDGLLNAGYLESAKVLVRKMTKEGFVPDVHTLNCLSENLCKSGEVDFCIDLFHNVCGLGFSPEIDTYKIMVTAASKAGRLDEAFRILHKSIEDGHRPFPSLYAPILKALCRSGQFDDAFSFFADMKVKGHPPNRPVYTMLIRMCGRGGRFIEAANYLVEMTESSLLPMSQSFDMVTDGLKNIGKHDLAKRMEQLEISLRGT, via the coding sequence ATGCTCATTTTTCGTGAAGCTTCTAAACGAACAACCCTTCCCAGCATCTTTACATGTCTAAAAGCCCTGACGACTGGGCATAATTTTGTCCAAGGTATCAAAGACAGTGGCCTTGATAGGGGCTTACCCAATGACGATTACTTTGCCGCTATTCACCACATATCAAACATTGTGCGAAGGGATGTATATATGGAGCGAACCCTCAACAAGATGAAATTATCTCTTATCGTAAATTCTGAGCTAGTTTATCGTGTCCTCCGTAGCTGCTGTAATTGTGGAATTGAATCGTACCGATTCTTCAATTGGGCTCGAACTCATCACCCGAATTATGATCCAACCACCATTGAATTTGAAGAGCTCTTAAAAACCCTTGCTCGAACCCGCCATTGGGAAACCATGTGGAAGATTGTTCATAACATGAAAAGTCAACAAATAGCAATTTCCCCATCTATTGTATCTTTCATCATTGAACATTATGGTAAACGGGGTCTCATTGATCAAGCAGTTGAACTATTTAATTgccttaaaaattttgattgtcCACAAACGACGGAAGTTTACAATTCCTTGCTTTTCACTCTCTGTGAACGCAAGAATTTCCAGGGAGGTTATGCATTGGTTAGGAGAATGATTCGCAAAGGTGTTGTCCCTGATAAAAGGACCTACTCGATTCTTGTTAATGCATGGTGCTCTGCTGGGAAGATGAGGGAGGCGCAAGACTTTTTGGAGGAGATGAGTCGAAGGGGATTTAATCCTCCAGTGCGTGGTCGTGATATATTGATTGATGGTTTATTAAATGCAGGATACCTCGAATCGGCTAAAGTGTTGGTAAGGAAGATGACAAAGGAAGGCTTTGTGCCAGATGTACACACACTTAATTGTTTATCCGAGAATCTATGCAAGTCTGGCGAGGTTGACTTCTGCATTGATCTTTTTCATAATGTTTGTGGATTGGGGTTTTCTCCTGAGATAGATACATATAAAATTATGGTAACTGCGGCATCCAAAGCTGGAAGACTTGACGAGGCTTTTAGAATCCTTCACAAGTCTATTGAGGATGGACACCGCCCTTTTCCCAGCTTGTATGCTCCAATCTTGAAAGCTCTTTGTCGAAGCGGACAGTTTGATGATGCATTTAGTTTTTTTGCTGACATGAAAGTGAAGGGGCACCCACCTAACAGACCCGTGTATACCATGCTGATAAGGATGTGTGGGCGTGGAGGAAGGTTTATTGAGGCTGCCAATTATTTGGTGGAGATGACTGAGTCGAGTTTGTTGCCCATGTCACAAAGCTTTGATATGGTAACTGATGGCCTGAAGAACATCGGGAAACATGATTTAGCTAAAAGAATGGAACAATTAGAAATATCTTTGAGGGGTACTTAG